Proteins encoded by one window of Actinocorallia herbida:
- a CDS encoding dihydrofolate reductase family protein, which produces MEFTVSNTTCHMSISLDGFVAGPDQSREAPLGKRGQELHGWHIGDPRANDADKIANEWLMRPRGAYVMGRNMFGPVREDWDEDWSGWWGAEPPYHAPVFVLTHHPRDPIPMEGGTTFYFVTDGFDAAYSAACQAAGGKGVDIAGGASAVRQALAAGVIDELTLDIAPVLLGSGERIFDGIDFDFEPVEVLHSPLTTHIRYRRTT; this is translated from the coding sequence ATGGAGTTCACGGTGTCGAATACCACCTGCCATATGTCGATCTCGCTGGACGGCTTCGTCGCCGGACCTGACCAGAGCCGTGAGGCCCCCCTGGGAAAGCGGGGGCAGGAGTTGCACGGCTGGCACATCGGCGACCCGCGGGCAAACGACGCGGACAAGATCGCGAACGAGTGGCTGATGCGCCCGAGGGGCGCCTACGTCATGGGCCGCAACATGTTCGGCCCGGTCCGCGAAGACTGGGACGAGGACTGGTCGGGCTGGTGGGGTGCCGAACCGCCCTATCACGCGCCGGTGTTCGTACTGACCCACCATCCCCGTGATCCGATCCCGATGGAAGGGGGGACGACGTTCTACTTCGTGACCGACGGCTTCGACGCCGCGTACTCCGCTGCGTGTCAGGCCGCAGGCGGCAAGGGCGTGGACATCGCCGGTGGTGCCTCGGCCGTCCGGCAGGCACTGGCAGCCGGGGTGATCGACGAACTCACCCTCGACATCGCGCCCGTTCTGCTCGGCTCCGGCGAGCGGATCTTCGACGGGATCGACTTCGACTTCGAGCCCGTCGAGGTGCTCCACTCCCCACTGACCACCCACATCCGCTACCGCCGCACCACCTGA
- a CDS encoding SDR family NAD(P)-dependent oxidoreductase — translation MGQLDDKIALVTGGTSGIGRATAQRFADEGAFVFVTGRRQAELDATVKTLGGNGRGVRGDVSRAEDLEEIFAQIRRHGRGLDVLFANAGGGSFAALPDVTPEHFDETFSINVRGTLFTVQKSLALLNPGASVILAGSTAATSGTAAFGVYAASKAAIRSFARTWAVELADRGIRVNTIVPGPIETEGLRGLAPDEASADALVRQLGDSVPLGRPGRPEEVANAVLFLASDQSSFVTGSELFADGGDEQH, via the coding sequence ATGGGTCAACTGGACGACAAGATCGCCCTGGTCACCGGCGGCACCTCGGGAATCGGCCGGGCGACGGCACAGCGGTTCGCCGACGAGGGCGCGTTCGTCTTCGTCACCGGCCGCCGCCAGGCCGAGCTCGACGCGACGGTCAAGACGCTGGGCGGCAACGGCCGGGGAGTGCGCGGGGACGTATCCCGCGCCGAGGACCTCGAGGAGATCTTCGCGCAGATCCGCCGGCACGGACGCGGCCTCGACGTGTTGTTCGCCAATGCCGGCGGCGGGTCGTTCGCCGCTCTGCCCGACGTCACCCCCGAGCACTTCGACGAGACGTTCTCGATCAACGTGCGCGGCACGCTGTTCACCGTGCAGAAGTCCCTTGCGCTGCTCAACCCGGGGGCGTCGGTCATCCTGGCCGGTTCGACCGCGGCCACCAGCGGCACGGCGGCGTTCGGCGTCTACGCCGCGAGCAAGGCCGCGATCCGGTCGTTCGCCCGTACCTGGGCGGTGGAACTGGCCGACCGGGGCATCCGCGTGAACACGATCGTGCCGGGCCCGATCGAGACCGAGGGGCTACGCGGGCTGGCTCCGGACGAGGCCTCGGCCGACGCACTCGTCCGCCAGCTGGGCGACTCCGTGCCGCTCGGCCGCCCGGGACGGCCCGAGGAAGTCGCCAACGCGGTGCTGTTCCTCGCCTCCGACCAGAGCAGCTTCGTCACCGGCAGCGAACTCTTCGCCGACGGCGGCGACGAACAGCACTAG
- a CDS encoding SRPBCC family protein yields the protein MSEMGRGASATADREVVISRVIDAPRELVFEAFTEVRHLSRWWGPEGFTTTTRAFEFRVGGEWDFVMHGPDGTDYQEWITWREIAPPERIALLHGESRDDPNAFESILTFTPDGTATRIEMRTVFPTRELRDEAVEKYHAIEGGRQTLGNLAAYVTEIVRKGAEG from the coding sequence ATGAGCGAGATGGGACGGGGAGCGTCCGCGACGGCCGACCGCGAGGTCGTGATCTCCAGGGTCATCGACGCCCCGCGAGAACTGGTGTTCGAGGCGTTCACCGAAGTCCGGCACCTGTCGCGGTGGTGGGGACCGGAGGGGTTCACCACCACCACCCGGGCGTTCGAGTTCCGCGTCGGCGGGGAGTGGGACTTCGTGATGCACGGACCGGACGGGACGGACTACCAGGAATGGATCACCTGGCGGGAGATCGCCCCGCCGGAGCGGATCGCGCTGCTGCACGGTGAGTCCCGCGACGACCCGAACGCCTTCGAGTCGATCCTGACGTTCACGCCCGACGGCACGGCGACCCGCATCGAGATGCGCACGGTGTTCCCCACCAGGGAGCTGCGCGACGAGGCGGTCGAGAAGTACCACGCGATCGAGGGCGGCCGGCAGACCTTGGGCAACCTGGCCGCCTACGTCACCGAGATCGTTCGGAAGGGAGCGGAGGGCTGA